In a genomic window of Bacillota bacterium:
- the hisD gene encoding histidinol dehydrogenase — MRIVNAAEMSRDQLEYLLTRPDVDAVEVTPEVMARTEETFGGPLTPLEVVQTILADVRERGDEALVHYAAAIDGVDLSSKGLFVTDAELEQAYQQVSKQFLADLDVAMDNIAAYHRKQVQNSWITTGPHGNVLGQKVTPLASVGAYVPGGTAPLVSTVLMTVVPAKVAGVKRVVVATPETKHGGLNPHIIVAAHKAGASQLLRVGGAQGIAALAYGTQSVEPVDKIVGPGNIYVTLAKKEVFGKVGIDSLAGPSEILVIADDTANPRYVAADLLSQAEHDPEAGVYLLTTSPELAEQVAQEIKEHLALLPRREIAAQALTKSGVIVVCPDLETAAELSNICAPEHLELAVAEPFALLDQIQNAGAIFLGHYASEPVGDYVAGPNHVLPTNGTARFSSPLGVYDFVKYSSIISVTAKGLQQLAPTGIRLAQGEGLQAHARAMAIRFES, encoded by the coding sequence ATGCGAATTGTCAATGCCGCTGAGATGAGCAGAGACCAATTAGAATATCTTTTGACTCGCCCCGATGTCGATGCGGTGGAAGTAACCCCAGAGGTGATGGCCCGCACCGAGGAGACCTTTGGCGGGCCTCTAACGCCCTTGGAGGTGGTGCAGACCATTCTGGCCGATGTGCGGGAGCGGGGCGATGAGGCTTTAGTGCACTACGCTGCGGCGATCGACGGGGTGGATCTGTCCAGCAAGGGTTTGTTTGTCACCGATGCAGAATTGGAGCAGGCCTACCAACAGGTGAGTAAACAGTTTCTGGCAGACTTAGATGTTGCCATGGATAACATCGCTGCCTATCACCGCAAGCAGGTGCAAAACTCCTGGATCACTACCGGTCCCCATGGCAATGTCTTGGGGCAAAAGGTGACGCCCCTGGCCTCTGTCGGTGCCTATGTGCCCGGAGGAACGGCGCCTCTGGTGTCCACCGTTTTGATGACCGTTGTTCCCGCCAAGGTGGCCGGTGTTAAGCGGGTAGTGGTGGCTACCCCGGAGACCAAACATGGGGGACTTAATCCCCATATCATCGTTGCCGCCCATAAAGCGGGAGCATCGCAGCTGCTCCGGGTGGGAGGAGCCCAGGGAATTGCCGCCTTGGCCTACGGTACCCAGTCGGTGGAGCCTGTTGACAAGATCGTTGGCCCTGGGAACATTTATGTGACCTTGGCCAAGAAGGAGGTCTTTGGCAAGGTCGGCATCGATAGTCTGGCCGGTCCCAGCGAGATTTTAGTGATCGCCGATGACACTGCCAATCCCCGCTACGTGGCAGCGGACTTGCTCTCCCAGGCGGAACATGATCCCGAGGCCGGTGTGTACCTGTTGACTACTTCCCCGGAATTGGCAGAGCAGGTGGCTCAGGAAATCAAGGAGCATCTGGCGCTGTTACCCCGCAGGGAGATTGCTGCCCAAGCCTTGACCAAATCCGGCGTAATTGTGGTGTGTCCGGATCTTGAGACCGCGGCGGAACTGTCTAATATCTGTGCTCCTGAGCATCTGGAGTTGGCGGTAGCTGAGCCCTTTGCTCTCCTGGACCAAATTCAAAATGCAGGAGCTATTTTCCTCGGACACTACGCGTCGGAACCGGTGGGAGACTATGTCGCGGGTCCCAACCATGTCCTGCCCACCAACGGCACCGCGCGCTTCTCTTCGCCCTTGGGGGTCTATGATTTTGTCAAATACAGCAGTATTATCAGTGTCACCGCTAAAGGCCTACAGCAATTGGCTCCAACGGGAATTCGTTTGGCCCAAGGGGAAGGGTTACAGGCCCACGCCCGGGCAATGGCGATTCGCTTTGAGTCCTAG
- the hisB gene encoding imidazoleglycerol-phosphate dehydratase HisB — protein sequence MNRWEGALVRRGSVDRKTLETDISVTLDLDGRGQAQVCTGIGFFDHMLTAFAKHSGFDLTVTAAGDLEVDGHHTVEDVGISLGQALRQAVHAGKGIARFGEATVPMDEALVQAVLDISGRAYLAWDVPYRAPMIGDFDTQLTVEFFRAFVHNAAITLHVRKLAGENDHHIVEAAFKAVARALGAACRRTGSDEVLSTKGSLQG from the coding sequence ATGAACAGATGGGAGGGGGCCCTTGTGCGCAGGGGAAGCGTTGACCGTAAAACACTGGAGACGGATATTTCTGTAACCCTGGATCTCGATGGTCGGGGCCAGGCCCAGGTTTGCACCGGGATTGGGTTTTTTGATCATATGCTTACGGCCTTTGCCAAACACAGCGGCTTTGACCTGACCGTTACCGCTGCCGGGGACTTGGAGGTAGACGGACACCACACCGTAGAAGATGTGGGAATCTCCTTGGGTCAGGCCCTGCGTCAGGCTGTGCATGCGGGGAAGGGGATTGCTCGGTTCGGAGAGGCGACGGTACCGATGGATGAGGCCTTGGTCCAAGCTGTCCTGGACATCAGTGGTCGAGCCTATTTGGCCTGGGATGTACCCTATCGGGCGCCGATGATCGGCGATTTTGACACCCAGTTAACGGTAGAGTTTTTCCGCGCCTTTGTCCACAACGCCGCCATCACCCTCCATGTGAGGAAATTGGCGGGAGAGAATGATCACCATATCGTTGAGGCTGCCTTTAAGGCGGTAGCAAGGGCCTTGGGAGCTGCCTGTCGGCGGACCGGGTCCGACGAGGTGCTGTCAACCAAAGGGTCGTTGCAGGGGTAG